In Perognathus longimembris pacificus isolate PPM17 chromosome 3, ASM2315922v1, whole genome shotgun sequence, a single window of DNA contains:
- the LOC125347711 gene encoding zinc finger protein 239-like: MAFRTYTDSKLHEYRKLEEKPCKCTACGRAFSDPQCSQKVEGPNPGARTHKCEQCGRVFSRPTSPEILESTIQKLYVCQQCGKAFSSSSYIKIHERTHSGEKPYVCSYCGKAFRQSSHRIRHERTHTGEKPCACEQCGKTFYSLSDVRKHERIHSGEKPFLCKECGKAFSDSSSLHKHKITHTEEKPYVCRQCGKAFRSCGYLTIHERTHTGEKPYVCNQCGKAFGQSSHCLIHERTHTGEKPYVCKQCGKAFFTLSGRRKHERTHNEEKPFLCNECGEAFSDSSSLHTHKIKHWGEALCM, translated from the coding sequence ATGGCCTTCAGAACTTACACTGACTCCAAACTCCATGAGTATCGGAAACTTGAAGAGAAGCCGTGTAAATGTACTGCGTGTGGGAGAGCCTTCAGTGATCCCCAGTGCTCCCAGAAGGTTGAGGGCCCCAACCCTGGAGCCAGAACCCACAAGTGTGAGCAGTGTGGACGTGTCTTCAGTCGTCCCACCTCCCCTGAAATACTTGAAAGCACCATACAGAAGCTGTATGTGTGTCAGCAGTGTGGAAAAGCTTTTAGTTCTTCCAGTTACATTAAAATTCACGAAAGGACGCACAGTGGAGAAAAGCCTTATGTGTGTAGCTACTGTGGGAAGGCCTTCCGGCAGTCCAGTCACCGCATCCGGCATGAAAgaactcacactggagagaagccctgtgCATGTGAGCAGTGTGGGAAAACCTTCTATTCTTTGAGTGATGTTCGAAAACATGAACGAATTCACAGTGGTGAAAAGCCCTTTCTGTGTAAGGAGTGCGGGAAAGCCTTCAGTGACTCAAGTTCCTTgcacaaacataaaataactcaCACTGAAGAGAAGCCTTACGTATGCAGACAGTGTGGAAAAGCCTTTAGGTCCTGCGGCTATCTGACCATACATGAGAGgactcacactggagagaaaccttatgtcTGTAATCAGTGTGGGAAAGCATTTGGGCAATCCAGTCACTGTCTCATTCATGAGAgaactcacactggagagaagccctatgtgtGTAAGCAGTGCGGGAAAGCCTTCTTTACTCTGAGTGGTCGTCGGAAACATGAACGAACTCACAATGAAGAGAAACCCTTCCTCTGTAATGAATGTGGGGAAGCTTTCAGTGATTCTagttccttacacacacacaaaataaaacactggGGAGAAGCTTTATGTATGTAA